CTACGTCAATGGCCTAAATTTCTTTGTTGATAATCTCTCTGAAACACAGCGCCAGCAGATTATCGGCCAAGAGCCGACGGTGCGATTTGAAGTTGAGGATGTTGTGCGCTTTACCATGCGCTTTGGGATCATGAAGGAGTTAATCGAGATTGGGCCGCATCTTCTTGCTACTGCCAACTGTATTGACGGGAATACATCAAGCGATAGTCTGTCACCGCATGATTCCCCAGTTGACGTTGAAGGCGGTTTTGGTAGCAATGCTTGGGCGTACGGTGGCGATGTTGTTGAAGGTGGTGGCGCCATCTTGATGGGCAATCCCCATTCCGCTTGGCAAAGAAACCCGCATCAATTGCGTATTTATATGCACCAGTGCCAGCTCACCATTCCGGGTGAACTTGATGTCGCAGGCAGCACCTTCTTGGGCTTTCCGCTACCGCTGACGGGCTACAACGCCGATGTCTCATGGAGTATCTTGGATGCCGCGACGGTAACGCCTTATATCATGCAGCTCATGGACGTTAAGTTTGAACAAGACACGATTAAGTACTTAGTGGATGGCAACTATCAATCTGCGACGCTACGCGTCATCGAGATTGAAACACGGCAAGAATCAGGTCAAGTTACCACGCAATCCTACGCGTTTGCTCAATCCCATTTAGGGACACTTTTCAAGCTTCCCCAATCGCCCAACAAGCCCGCTGGCTGGTACGCAATGACCAACCCGGGCGAGTGCAACGCCAAGGGGTTAGATCAGTTTTTATCGGCGGCAAAAGCGCGTTCAACAAGAGCATTTATCGAGCAGATAGAGCAACACCGCGGTGTGCTTTGTCAGCTTGTTGTTGCAGACAAACATGGCGATGTGGGGTATGTGATCGCTGGTAATGTTCCGCCAATCACCGACGAAGCGATGGCAGATGCGCACGTTGGTATTGAAGGCGTTGCATTTAACGTCTTAGACGGAACTCAGTCTAAAAATACCTTCCGTGATCAAAACCAACGACCTCTACAAGCGGCCAAATCTTTTTATCCGAACATTGTCTCGCGTGGCATCATCCACAATACCAATAATAGCTATAAGTACAGCGAATTTGGTCAGCAGCAACCTGACTATCCATCAGTTTTTGGTCAGCATAGACAACAGCATACCTTAGCCGCCGCAAGACTTGACTATGATCCTCGCCTCATCATGTCAAATAAGCGAATGCAAGAGATCAGTGCAAACGGCAAGATAGACACTCAGCAAGCACTCGAAGTCGTGTTTGATAACCGAAACTATGCTGCAGAAACCTTCCTAGATTGGATCTTGACGCTAGAACCCAACGATTGCTCAACGCCACTCAAGCACGCCTTTCAGGTATTAGCAAACTGGGATCGCAAGAACAACGCCGACAGTCGCGGTGCACTTCTGTTTCATCAGCTATGGGGGAAGGTTGTAAGGGCCAAACTCGTTAAAGTGAGCGGATTTGGTGATCCTGAAGTGGAATCTGAACTCTCCACCTCATTACAAAGCCAACAATTCATAGTGGCGGCACTGGAGCACTCCATCACAGAATTAGAGCAACTTGGCTTTACCTTAAATGCTGCGTGGGGGACCGTGCTCTATCAGACTGCTGACAACCGCCCTATCGCGATGCATGGTGGATCTTATGAGCAAGGCCTGCTCAACGGCGAAATGCCCGCTGAACTAACACGTGACGGCTTTTCCTACATCTTATTTGGCACTGCCTATCTTCAGTTAACTGAGTGGCAAGGAGATACGATTTGCCCACAGGTGTTATTGGCACACGGTCAGCGCGACGGCGTAGGTTCAGAAGCACGTAGCTGTCAGTTGCAAATGTTTCTGGATAAATCGCTGTACCCAATGCCCTATAGCCCCCGACAGTGGGAGAATACTTATCTCACCCATAAAGTGACTATTACCCGCGCTGACCTTGTTTCTTAGGCTCACCCCAAGCAGCGTCAGAGGCTGAGTCAGAGAGGTTTTCTCGGTTTTACCTGACCTCTTTGGCTATATACTCATCGACACTCACCTGATGATTCCCCCTGAATCATCAGGTGTATTTTTCCGCACTCTTCTTATTCTCCATTCGGCCAAACTCGCCATCATAGCGATCACCCAAAACTCTAATTGCTTGCCTGAACGAAAAGCACAAATTCAGAAGTATGAGCCTATAACAGTTAGTAAACTACGCCCACCAATGAGAATGGTTATCAAAATCATACTATGACGTCACGATAACTAGGACTTTATCTACAAGGGACATGCGCTTTAGAAGGCCAAGCTGTATCTCCCACGCACTTAACAATGAAGTTATACGAGCCATCAACGCTTGTAATATGGCGACCCACAACACTCTAGGAGAATGACCAAATGGAATTACTGCGCACGGAGCGCTTACTGAAAAGCCAGCCAACCAAACACCCTCTCAGCACCCTCGCAGCATCAATCACGGTTGCCTGTTTTGGTATGCACGCAGGGATTGCCGTTGCCACAGAAGAAACGACAGACGGAATGGTGCCAGCAGTCGTCGTTTACGGTGACAAGTCTGAGCGTTCACTCCAAGAAACAAGCGCAAGTGTCATCGTTTATGACCAAGACGCAATGCAGCAAAAGGGCATTAATACCACGCAGGATTTACTGAGAATGAGCCCTAACATTGTCGATACGGGTTACGGTAACCAAATTGCGACCATACGAGGCGTTGATGGCTCCGGGCCCGGCGTGGGAGCCGCCGCCTTCATTTCAGGCTCAAAACCCAGACTTAACGTTTCTTTGGATGGACGCTCGCTGACCTACAATGAACTCGCCTATGGCCCAAATTCAATGTGGGATATGCAGCAAGCAGAGGTGTATCTTGGCCCACAAAGTTACATTCAAGGCCGAAACTCCATTGCGGGTACGGTAGTCCTAAAATCCAACGCGCCTATTTTTGAGCGTCAATTCGCCGCTAAAGCCGGTTTGGGAAACCATAGCCTACAGCAGACCGCCATTGTCTATAACGACGTGCTTGTCGATGATCAGGTCGCTTTTCGTATCAGTGCTGATAGGCAGTACCAAGAGAGTGCCGTCGCATTGGTGAGCTTTGAGCCCGCAGGTGATTCAAAAGAAATCGAATCAAATGTCATTCGCGCTAAGTTACTGGTTGAGCCAAGTAAGATCCCGGATCTCTCTTCGACGATTTCCATTTCGCACAATAACAATCGCGCGCCGCAAGGCCAGTATGAACCCGATGATTCACCCAATGCCCCCTTCCCTTCCAAGCGTCCAGTTTATGAAGGTAAGTCGGACAGCTATGTATGGGACCTCACCTATGGAGTAACACCTAACGTTGAGCTCACACTTAACGCCAACTATACCGATTTTGAAATCGATCGTATTGTGCCAACTGGCGATAGATTCACTGCGAAAATTGAAGGTAAAGAGCACCATATTGAACCATCACTGAGATACCTCTCTGATTCAGAACAACTGGATCTTTTGGTCGGAGTAAGATATTTCAGTAATCGCCAAGATGACTTTATTGATGGAATGGGTAGCTACGAAGATAAGACCAAGACCCAATCTGCTTACTTACAAGCTATTTATAACTTAAGCCCTAGCTTGGTGCTCACCGCAGTCGGCCGCTATGAAAGTGAAAAACGCTTTAGACGAGGAGGGAATGGTGCGTTTGCTCTGGACCTTGATGAGACCTACTCCAACTTCTTGCCCAAGCTCGCCTTGGCATGGCACTTCGATAGCAATAACACTTTTGGTGTGAGTGCCGCAAAAGGATTTAGCTCAGGCGGCGCTGGGATTGATTTCAACGAGAATACAAACTACCTATTTGACGAAGAATCGGTGTGGAACTATGAGTTCTTTACGCGCCACCGTTTAATGGATCAAAGCCTGCAACTGACAACAAATCTGTTTTATAACGACTACGACGATTTGCAACAGTTAACAGGCGCAGAGATCTCAAACTTGGATAGTGCAAGGTCCTATGGTGCAGAAGCGACTATGGACTGGTATGCAACAGACGATCTCAGTGTGTTCGCTAACATGGGCTTATTGAAGTCAAAAATTAGAGATACTTACAAAAATGCCTATGACGGCAAACAATTTGCTCGTGCACCAAAGTTTACCAGCACAGCTGGAATCAATTATTGGTTAGGTGATGTCGAGTTCAATGGTAATGTTCAGTACGTTGGTGACTATTACTCAACCACAAACAATGATGCTCTGGGAAAAATCTCTAGTTACACTACCGTTAATGCGTCGATTACCTACAACTTCGATTACGGACACATCAAGCTATTTGCAAATAACCTGTTCGATGCCGACGACGTCATCCTCTACGAAGCACGAAGAGTGGTCTATACCAATTCTCCACTGCTACAAAAAGCCCGCACGGTCGGCTTGTTGGTAGAACTTGACTTCTAATCTTAGACGCAGACCAGTATCCCTGATGCTGGTCTCTTTTTCACATGGTATACGACAAAGAAATTCAAATCGATAATGGTAGACTGCTAGGAAGCATTGATCGACAGACCAATATCTCCGTTTTTAAGGGCATTCCTTTTGCAGCCGCTCCTGTCGGCCATCTCCGCTGGGCAGCCCCTGAATCCGTTAAACCGTGGCATGGCGTTCGCTCAGCCAAAGAATATGGCGCATCTAGCATCCAAATACCGCCAGAGAAAGGCTCCTTTTATCAAAAAGAATTCTTGCCTAGACCGCATATTTATGATGAAGACTGCTTATACCTCAATATCTGGGCGCCAGAGGCAAATAATGGCCAACGTTTACCCGTGCTAGTATGGTTCTACCCCGGTGGTTTTGTTTGGGGGTCAGGCAGTGATACCTCAATCGATGGAACCGAGCTGGCTAAAAAGGGCGTCGTGGTTGTCACCATAAACTACCGAATCGGTGTACTGGGATTTCTGGCACATCCTGATTTAACGCGAGAATCACCTAACCGCACATCCGGAAACTATGGCTTACTTGATCAAATCGCAGCG
This DNA window, taken from Thaumasiovibrio subtropicus, encodes the following:
- a CDS encoding penicillin acylase family protein, encoding MTQFSQPVPESKTLTYENQGKFDQVEIVWTDKDVPRILANNYESLGFGYGYAHARDRLVELLGQAIAMRGQRSKYYGPDAFSTLGFLKTTNLNSDLMFKLRVPDEWVKEELERLNPETQDYIVGYVNGLNFFVDNLSETQRQQIIGQEPTVRFEVEDVVRFTMRFGIMKELIEIGPHLLATANCIDGNTSSDSLSPHDSPVDVEGGFGSNAWAYGGDVVEGGGAILMGNPHSAWQRNPHQLRIYMHQCQLTIPGELDVAGSTFLGFPLPLTGYNADVSWSILDAATVTPYIMQLMDVKFEQDTIKYLVDGNYQSATLRVIEIETRQESGQVTTQSYAFAQSHLGTLFKLPQSPNKPAGWYAMTNPGECNAKGLDQFLSAAKARSTRAFIEQIEQHRGVLCQLVVADKHGDVGYVIAGNVPPITDEAMADAHVGIEGVAFNVLDGTQSKNTFRDQNQRPLQAAKSFYPNIVSRGIIHNTNNSYKYSEFGQQQPDYPSVFGQHRQQHTLAAARLDYDPRLIMSNKRMQEISANGKIDTQQALEVVFDNRNYAAETFLDWILTLEPNDCSTPLKHAFQVLANWDRKNNADSRGALLFHQLWGKVVRAKLVKVSGFGDPEVESELSTSLQSQQFIVAALEHSITELEQLGFTLNAAWGTVLYQTADNRPIAMHGGSYEQGLLNGEMPAELTRDGFSYILFGTAYLQLTEWQGDTICPQVLLAHGQRDGVGSEARSCQLQMFLDKSLYPMPYSPRQWENTYLTHKVTITRADLVS
- a CDS encoding TonB-dependent receptor is translated as MELLRTERLLKSQPTKHPLSTLAASITVACFGMHAGIAVATEETTDGMVPAVVVYGDKSERSLQETSASVIVYDQDAMQQKGINTTQDLLRMSPNIVDTGYGNQIATIRGVDGSGPGVGAAAFISGSKPRLNVSLDGRSLTYNELAYGPNSMWDMQQAEVYLGPQSYIQGRNSIAGTVVLKSNAPIFERQFAAKAGLGNHSLQQTAIVYNDVLVDDQVAFRISADRQYQESAVALVSFEPAGDSKEIESNVIRAKLLVEPSKIPDLSSTISISHNNNRAPQGQYEPDDSPNAPFPSKRPVYEGKSDSYVWDLTYGVTPNVELTLNANYTDFEIDRIVPTGDRFTAKIEGKEHHIEPSLRYLSDSEQLDLLVGVRYFSNRQDDFIDGMGSYEDKTKTQSAYLQAIYNLSPSLVLTAVGRYESEKRFRRGGNGAFALDLDETYSNFLPKLALAWHFDSNNTFGVSAAKGFSSGGAGIDFNENTNYLFDEESVWNYEFFTRHRLMDQSLQLTTNLFYNDYDDLQQLTGAEISNLDSARSYGAEATMDWYATDDLSVFANMGLLKSKIRDTYKNAYDGKQFARAPKFTSTAGINYWLGDVEFNGNVQYVGDYYSTTNNDALGKISSYTTVNASITYNFDYGHIKLFANNLFDADDVILYEARRVVYTNSPLLQKARTVGLLVELDF